One Setaria viridis chromosome 5, Setaria_viridis_v4.0, whole genome shotgun sequence genomic region harbors:
- the LOC117859031 gene encoding putative calcium-binding protein CML19: MASEFSRVFSAFDRDDDGKISAAELRLCMKAALGEDVSAEDADELVASADTDGDGLLSQEEFLKLVQLEAAAEEERCRGLKEAFGMYEMKGEGCITPLSLKRMLSKLGSHQEIDECKAMICRFDLDGDGVLSFEEFKVMMDA, encoded by the coding sequence ATGGCGTCCGAGTTCAGCCGCGTGTTCTCAGCGTTCgaccgcgacgacgacggcaagaTCTCGGCAGCCGAGCTGCGGCTCTGCATGAAGGCCGCGCTCGGCGAGGACGTGTccgccgaggacgccgacgaaCTCGTGGCGTCCGCGGACACCGACGGCGACGGGCTGCTGAGCCAGGAGGAGTTCCTGAAGCTGGTGCAGctggaagcggcggcggaggaggagcggtgcCGGGGACTGAAGGAGGCGTTCGGGATGTACGAGATGAAGGGCGAGGGGTGCATCACGCCGCTGAGCTTGAAGCGGATGCTGAGCAAGCTCGGCTCGCACCAGGAGATCGACGAGTGCAAGGCCATGATCTGCAGGTTCGATCTCGACGGAGACGGAGTGCTCAGCTTCGAGGAATTCAAGGTCATGATGGATGCGTAG
- the LOC117855514 gene encoding aspartyl protease AED3, producing MSPQRLSVVLVVLSTFWGPSTAVRSSTLHLARSHSVSPDAGAPLTAWAASLAAQSAADAARVAMLAAGSGNTNTKNKGRRSFVPIAPGRQILSIPNYVARARLGTPAQTLLVAIDPSNDAAWVPCSGCTGCAAAAASAPPFDPTQSSTYRPVRCGSPECAQVPSPSCPGGAGSSCAFNLTYAASTFQALLGQDSLALENDAVASYTFGCLHVVTGSSVPPQGLIGFGRGPLSFLSQTKDVYGAVFSYCLPSYKSSNFSGTLRLGPIGQPKRIKTTPLLSNPHRPSLYYVNMIGIRVGGKPVPVPASALTFDPASGSGTIVDAGTMFTRLSAPVYAAVRDAFRRRVRAPVAGSLGGFDTCYNVTVRVPTVSFTFAGPVTVTLPEENVMIRSSSGGIACLAMAAGPADGVNAALNVLASMQQQNHRVLFDVANDRVGFARERCTV from the coding sequence ATGTCGCCGCAGAGATTATCCGTCGTCCTCGTAGTCTTGTCCACCTTTTGGGGCCCTTCCACCGCCGTGCGCAGCTCGACGCTGCACCTGGCACgctcccactccgtctcgcccgacgcCGGGGCACCGCTCACCGCATGGgcggcctccctcgccgcccAGTCGGCGGCGGACGCAGCACGCGTGGCCATGCTCGCGGCGGGCTCaggcaacaccaacaccaagAACAAAGGCCGACGCTCGTTCGTGCCGATCGCGCCGGGGCGGCAGATCCTGAGCATCCCCAACTACGtcgcccgcgcgcgcctcggCACGCCGGCGCAGACGCTCCTCGTGGCCATCGACCCCAGCAACGACGCCGCGTGGGTGCCGTGCAGCGGCTGCACGGGctgcgcagccgccgccgcctcggctccGCCGTTCGACCCGACGCAATCGTCCACGTACCGCCCGGTGCGCTGCGGCTCCCCGGAGTGCGCGCAGGTGCCGAGCCCGTCGTGCCCCGGAGGTGCAGGCTCGTCGTGCGCGTTCAACCTCACGTACGCGGCGTCCACGTTCCAGGCGCTGCTCGGGCAGGACTCGCTCGCGCTCGAGAACGACGCCGTCGCGTCGTACACATTCGGGTGCCTCCACGTCGTCACGGGGAGCTCCGTCCCGCCGCAGGGGCTCATCGGCTTCGGTCGTGGGCCGCTGTCGTTCCTGTCGCAGACAAAGGACGTGTATGGCGCCGTCTTCTCGTACTGCCTCCCGAGCTACAAGTCCTCCAACTTCTCTGGCACGCTCAGGCTCGGCCCCATCGGACAACCGAAGAGGATCAAGACGACACCATTGCTGTCCAACCCCCACCGCCCTTCCCTCTACTACGTGAACATGATCGGGATCCGCGTCGGCGGCAAGCCCGTGCCAGTCCCGGCGTCCGCGCTCACGTTCGACCCagccagcggcagcggcaccaTCGTCGACGCCGGGACGATGTTCACGCGGCTGTCGGCGCCGGTGTACGCCGCGGTGCGCGATGCGTTCCGGCGCAGGGTGcgggcgccggtggcggggtcGCTCGGCGGGTTCGACACGTGCTACAACGTGACGGTCAGGGTGCCGACCGTCAGCTTCACGTTCGCCGGGCCGGTGACGGTGACGCTGCCCGAGGAGAACGTGATGATCCGCAGCTCGTCGGGCGGCATCGCGTgcttggcgatggcggcggggccggcggacgGCGTGAACGCGGCGCTCAACGTGCTGGCCAGCATGCAGCAGCAGAACCACCGCGTGCTCTTCGACGTCGCCAACGACCGCGTCGGCTTCGCCCGCGAGCGATGCACGGTTTGA
- the LOC117855733 gene encoding uncharacterized protein, producing the protein MEQDNAEAKQVGQQSQSSQKGEKAEPESPKLSDTKKLIEFMESHYDEFVARAQTFDEFYHAIFELIEMFCEERGQLQYRIPEKRILEDAYKKHHRSEGELKKDEFVEISKEVLKMESFTFGKATMEFAMFLFGAPACAFLAKRILPGLGWLSDDIVIPLATSGSVAYLIKSKRL; encoded by the exons ATGGAACAAGATAATGCAGAGGCGAAGCAAG TTGGACAGCAGAGCCAGAGCTCCCAAAAGGGTGAAAAGGCTGAACCAGAAAGCCCAAAGCTTAGTGACACGAAAAAGCTTATCGAGTTCATGGAAAGTCACTATGATGAATTCGTCGCCCGTGCACAAACCTTTGATGAATTCTACCACGCCATTTTTGAACTCATCGA AATGTTTTGCGAGGAACGCGGGCAGCTGCAGTACAGGATACCGGAGAAAAGGATCCTTGAGGATGCATATAAA AAGCATCACAGGTCGGAGGGCGAGCTGAAGAAGGATGAGTTCGTGGAGATCAGCAAGGAGGTGCTCAAGATGGAGAGCTTCACCTTTGGGAAGGCGACGATGGAATTCGCCATGTTCCTGTTCGGCGCCCCGGCGTGCGCGTTCCTGGCGAAGCGGATCCTGCCTGGGCTGGGGTGGCTGTCGGACGACATCGTCATCCCTCTGGCCACCTCCGGTTCCGTCGCCTACCTCATCAAGTCCAAGAGGCTCTGA
- the LOC117859036 gene encoding non-specific phospholipase C2 — protein sequence MAGRTCSARRRSPSLGTAAVLLLLLLLAAWPPRLHAAGPIKTVVVVVMENRSFDHMLGWMKRLNPEIDGVTGAEWNPANTTDPGAGRVYFGEGAQYVDPDPGHSFQEIRQQIFGSDDASGPARMDGFVQQARSLGGNMTDAVMHGFAPDSVAVYRELVAQFAVCDRWFASVPSSTQPNRLFVHSGTSGGATSNNPQLLAKGYPQRTIFDNIHDAGLSFGVYFQDVPAVLFYRNLRKLKYLLDFHPFHPTFRDHARRGSLPNYAVIEQHYLDSKLDPANDDHPSHDVYQGQMFVKEIYETLRASPQWNQTLMVLTYDEHGGFFDHVPTPVNGVPSPDGIVGPPPYNFTFDRLGVRVPAILISPWIEKGTVVHGPNGPTQTSQYEHSSIPATVKKLFDLPQDFLTKRDAWAGTFESVVQTRTEPRTDCPEQLPMPTRIRQTEANEEAKLSEFQQEIIQLASVLNGDHELTSLQDRIRDKMNVREGIAYMRGAVKRYFEAGMSAKRMGVDDEQIVKMRPSLTTRIERP from the exons ATGGCGGGCCGCACGTgcagcgcccgccgccgctcaccgagcctcggcaccgccgccgtgctcctcctcctcctccttctcgccgcctggccgccgcgcCTGCATGCGGCGGGGCCCAtcaagacggtggtggtggtggtgatggagaACCGTTCCTTCGACCACATGCTGGGTTGGATGAAGCGTCTGAACCCGGAGATCGACGGCGTGACGGGCGCGGAGTGGAACCCGGCGAACACGACGGACCCTGGCGCGGGGCGCGTCTACTTCGGGGAGGGGGCGCAGTACGTGGACCCTGACCCGGGCCACTCGTTCCAGGAGATCCGGCAGCAGATCTTCGGCTCCGACGACGCGTCGGGCCCGGCGAGGATGGACGGCTTCGTGCAGCAGGCGCGGTCGCTGGGCGGGAACATGACCGACGCCGTCATGCACGGCTTCGCGCCAGACAGCGTCGCCGTCTACCGGGAGCTCGTCGCCCAGTTCGCCGTCTGCGACAGGTGGTTCGCGTCGGTTCCGTCGTCCACGCAGCCCAACCGCCTGTTCGTCCACTCCGGCACATCCGGCGGCGCCACCAGCAACAACCCGCA GCTACTGGCGAAGGGCTACCCGCAGCGGACCATCTTCGACAACATCCACGACGCGGGCCTGTCGTTCGGCGTCTACTTCCAGGACGTGCCGGCGGTGCTCTTCTACCGCAACCTGCGCAAGCTCAAGTACCTGCTCGACTTCCACCCGTTCCACCCGACCTTCCGCGACCACGCCCGCCGGGGCTCCCTCCCCAACTACGCCGTCATCGAGCAGCACTACCTCGACTCCAAGCTCGACCCCGCCAACGACGACCACCCCTCCCACGACGTCTACCAGGGCCAGATGTTCGTCAAGGAGATCTACGAGACGCTCCGCGCCAGCCCGCAGTGGAACCAGACGCTCATGGTCCTCACCTACGACGAGCACGGAGGGTTCTTCGACCACGTCCCCACCCCCGTCAATGGCGTCCCGAGCCCCGACGGCATCGTCGGTCCGCCGCCGTACAACTTCACCTTCGACCGGCTCGGAGTGCGTGTTCCGGCCATCCTCATCTCCCCATGGATCGAAAAGGGAACAG TTGTCCATGGGCCAAATGGACCGACGCAAACATCGCAATACGAGCACTCATCGATCCCTGCCACGGTGAAGAAGCTCTTCGACCTGCCGCAAGATTTCCTGACGAAAAGAGACGCCTGGGCTGGGACCTTCGAGAGCGTCGTGCAGACAAGAACCGAGCCCAGGACGGACTGCCCAG AGCAACTCCCGATGCCGACGAGGATCAGGCAAACCGAGGCGAACGAGGAGGCGAAGCTGAGCGAGTTCCAGCAGGAGATCATCCAGCTCGCCTCGGTCCTCAACGGGGACCATGAGCTCACCAGCCTGCAGGACAGGATCCGGGACAAGATGAATGTCAGGGAAGGCATCGCCTACATGAGGGGCGCTGTGAAGCGCTATTTCGAGGCCGGCATGTCGGCCAAGCGGATGGGCGTCGACGACGAGCAGATCGTCAAGATGAGGCCCTCCCTCACCACCAGGATTGAACGTCCATAG
- the LOC117858948 gene encoding putative calcium-binding protein CML23: protein MVAASGELRRVFASFDQDGDGKISAAELRLCMKAATGVDMSAEDVRALMASADADGDGLLDEEEFVRLAGEVVEADADEEEEEEERRRWLREAFGMYEMEGRGCITALSLKLMLGKLGAHRDIADCQAMICRFDLDGDGVLSFEEFRTMMMG from the coding sequence ATGGTCGCGGCCTCAGGTGAGTTGAGGCGCGTGTTCGCCTCGTTCGACCAGGACGGCGACGGCAAGATCTCCGCCGCGGAGCTGCGGCTCTGCATGAAGGCGGCGACCGGCGTGGACATGTCGGCCGAGGACGTGCGGGCGCTGATGGCGTCGGCGGACGCGGACGGCGACGGGTTGctggacgaggaggagttcgtgAGGCTGGCGGgagaggtggtggaggccgacgccgacgaggaggaggaggaggaggagaggcgacGGTGGCTGAGGGAGGCGTTCGGGATGTACGAGATGGAGGGGAGAGGGTGCATCACGGCGCTGAGCCTGAAGCTGATGCTGGGCAAGCTGGGCGCGCACCGCGACATCGCCGACTGCCAGGCCATGATCTGCAGGTTCGACCTGGATGGCGACGGCGTGCTTAGCTTCGAAGAGTTCAGGACTATGATGATGGGCTGA
- the LOC117855650 gene encoding probable calcium-binding protein CML31: MVVASKSKPSSSSELGSLFAAFDKDADGRISAAELRLCMRATLGEDVSAEDAEALVASVDADGDGLLDGDEFARLVHAEVEEEERHRGLRLAFGMYEMEGEGCITPTSLKRMLSRLGAHQEIDDCRAMICRFDLDGDGVLSFDEFKIMMSA, translated from the coding sequence ATGGTTGTCGCGTCCAAGTCCAAGCCGTCGTCGTCCAGCGAGCTGGGGTCCCTGTTCGCGGCGTTCGACAAGGACGCCGACGGCAGGATCTCCGCCGCCGAGCTGCGGCTCTGCATGCGGGCGACGCTGGGGGAGGACGTGTCGGCGGAGGACGCCGAGGCGCTGGTGGCGTCGGTGGACGCGGACGGCGACGGGCTGCTGGACGGCGACGAGTTCGCGCGCCTCGTGCAcgccgaggtggaggaggaggagcgccacCGGGGGCTCCGCCTGGCCTTCGGCATGTACGAGATGGAGGGCGAGGGGTGCATCACCCCCACCAGCCTCAAGCGCATGCTCAGCAGGCTCGGCGCCCACCAGGAGATCGACGACTGCCGCGCCATGATCTGCAGGTTcgacctcgacggcgacggcgtgctCAGCTTCGACGAGTTCAAGATCATGATGAGCGCCTGA